A window of Natrinema versiforme contains these coding sequences:
- a CDS encoding DoxX family protein, with amino-acid sequence MTAPAISPDTHNTFESTVRGYTVGGRAHSLSAWFVLSLRLMMGYAFAYSGFTKLVAAEPFSAGGYVANVVATNGNPLASVFAWMGSTPWVAEFANVAVPWEELLIGLGLLVGAFVRLAALFGAFMMLMFYFGNWDMAHGFINGDFAYMLVFFAVAAFGAGRILGLDARLETYDLGGETLLERYPRLEYVLG; translated from the coding sequence ATGACTGCACCCGCTATCTCCCCAGACACGCACAACACGTTCGAAAGCACCGTTCGCGGCTACACGGTCGGCGGTCGCGCCCACAGCCTCTCGGCGTGGTTCGTCCTCTCGCTCCGGCTCATGATGGGCTACGCGTTCGCGTACTCCGGGTTCACGAAACTCGTCGCGGCCGAACCGTTCAGCGCCGGCGGCTATGTAGCGAACGTCGTGGCGACCAACGGCAACCCCCTCGCGAGCGTCTTCGCGTGGATGGGGTCGACCCCGTGGGTCGCCGAGTTCGCGAACGTCGCCGTCCCGTGGGAGGAACTCCTCATCGGACTCGGGCTCCTCGTCGGCGCGTTCGTCCGCCTCGCGGCCTTGTTCGGCGCGTTCATGATGCTCATGTTCTACTTCGGGAACTGGGACATGGCCCACGGGTTCATCAACGGGGACTTCGCGTACATGCTCGTCTTCTTCGCCGTCGCCGCCTTCGGTGCCGGCCGGATTCTGGGCCTCGACGCCCGACTCGAGACCTACGACCTCGGCGGCGAAACGCTCCTCGAGCGCTACCCGCGCCTCGAGTACGTGCTCGGATAA
- a CDS encoding thiolase family protein, producing MADNTPVIVSAVRTAQGREDGALADIRSEDLSIPLVDEMLAETGVEGEGVDDLMWGCAQQRSEQRTNIARQIALFSSLGESVPATTIDRQCASSAQAIISAADSIAAGRHDAVIAGGVESMSRVKMGAADSGEMYPKLDEKYGMQNLQMGMTAEKVAEEYDISREEQDEYGARSQQRAVEATEEGKFDDEIVPIETDDGVHDEDEGLRPGTTPEKLAELPTVFKEDGTVTPGNASQIADGAAGVMLTSRDFADDNDLEVLAEVGTSYVAGVDPTIMGVGPVPATEGLLERAGREIDDYGLVEINEAFASQTLYSQRELGIPDDKLNVNGGAIAIGHPLGCSGARLPVTLVHEMNRQGVDRGIATECVGFGQGAAIEFELP from the coding sequence ATGGCAGATAATACACCAGTAATCGTTAGCGCTGTTAGAACGGCACAGGGGAGAGAAGACGGTGCGCTCGCGGATATTCGCAGCGAAGACCTCTCGATCCCGCTGGTCGACGAGATGCTCGCCGAGACGGGCGTCGAGGGCGAGGGCGTCGACGACCTGATGTGGGGCTGTGCCCAGCAGCGCTCGGAGCAGCGGACGAACATCGCACGACAGATCGCGCTCTTCTCTTCCCTCGGCGAGTCGGTTCCGGCGACGACCATCGACCGCCAGTGTGCCTCCTCCGCGCAGGCGATCATCAGCGCCGCGGACTCGATCGCCGCTGGCCGCCACGACGCGGTCATCGCCGGCGGCGTCGAGAGCATGAGCCGCGTCAAGATGGGTGCGGCCGACAGCGGCGAGATGTATCCGAAACTCGACGAGAAGTACGGGATGCAGAACCTCCAGATGGGGATGACCGCCGAGAAGGTCGCCGAGGAGTACGATATCAGCCGCGAGGAACAGGACGAGTACGGCGCTCGCAGCCAGCAGCGCGCGGTCGAGGCCACCGAGGAAGGCAAGTTCGACGACGAGATCGTCCCGATCGAAACCGACGACGGCGTCCACGACGAGGACGAAGGTCTCCGCCCCGGCACGACCCCCGAGAAACTCGCCGAACTGCCGACGGTGTTCAAGGAGGACGGCACCGTCACGCCCGGCAACGCCTCCCAGATCGCCGACGGCGCGGCCGGCGTCATGCTCACTAGCCGCGACTTCGCTGACGACAACGACCTCGAGGTCCTCGCCGAAGTCGGGACCAGCTACGTCGCCGGCGTCGACCCGACGATCATGGGTGTCGGCCCGGTGCCGGCGACCGAGGGGCTGCTCGAGCGCGCCGGCCGCGAGATCGACGACTACGGGCTCGTGGAGATCAACGAGGCGTTCGCCAGCCAGACGCTGTATTCCCAGCGCGAACTCGGGATTCCGGACGACAAACTCAACGTCAACGGCGGTGCGATCGCTATCGGCCACCCGCTGGGGTGTTCGGGCGCGCGACTGCCGGTGACGCTGGTTCACGAAATGAATCGGCAGGGCGTCGACCGCGGCATCGCGACCGAGTGCGTCGGCTTCGGACAGGGTGCGGCGATCGAGTTCGAACTGCCCTGA
- the aroA gene encoding 3-phosphoshikimate 1-carboxyvinyltransferase, with the protein MNVTITPSSVAGTARAPPSKSYTHRAILAAGYADGATVRDALWSADTQATARAVELFGGDVDRAADGTLAVDGFGGRPDVPADVIDCANSGTTMRLVTAAAALADGITVLTGDESLRSRPQGPLLEALSALDAEAESTRGNGQAPLVVTGPLAGGEVSIPGDVSSQYITALLMAGAVTDEGIEIDLETELKSAPYVDITLEVLADFGVEARQTETGFAVDGGQSYAPADGEYAVPGDFSSISYPLAAGAIAGRDGDGVRIEGAHPSAQGDSAIVDIVERMGADVDWNRDEGTIDVSTAPLSGIEVDVEDTPDLLPTIATLGAVADGETKITNAEHVRYKETDRVSAMAEELGKLGVETTEEQDSLTVHGGDSVLEGATVSGCDDHRIIMALALAGLAADGETTIEGADHVDVSFPGFFGVLEKLGVALERDDGR; encoded by the coding sequence ATGAACGTCACGATCACGCCCTCGAGCGTCGCCGGCACGGCGCGGGCACCGCCCTCGAAGAGCTACACCCACCGGGCGATCCTCGCCGCGGGCTACGCCGACGGCGCGACCGTCCGCGACGCCCTCTGGAGCGCGGACACGCAGGCGACCGCTCGCGCGGTCGAACTGTTCGGCGGCGACGTCGACCGGGCTGCGGACGGCACGCTCGCGGTCGACGGCTTCGGCGGCCGTCCCGACGTGCCGGCGGACGTCATCGACTGTGCGAACAGCGGGACGACCATGCGACTCGTCACCGCCGCGGCGGCGCTGGCCGACGGGATCACGGTCCTGACCGGCGACGAGTCCCTGCGCTCGCGGCCGCAGGGCCCGCTGCTCGAGGCGCTTTCCGCCCTCGACGCCGAGGCCGAGAGCACCCGCGGGAACGGGCAGGCCCCGCTGGTCGTCACCGGCCCCCTCGCGGGCGGCGAGGTGTCGATCCCCGGCGACGTGTCCTCGCAGTACATCACGGCTCTGCTCATGGCCGGCGCGGTCACCGACGAGGGGATCGAAATCGACCTCGAGACGGAACTCAAGTCCGCGCCCTACGTCGATATCACGCTCGAGGTGCTCGCAGACTTCGGCGTCGAGGCCCGACAGACGGAGACCGGGTTCGCCGTCGACGGCGGGCAATCGTACGCGCCCGCCGACGGCGAGTACGCGGTCCCCGGCGACTTCTCGTCGATCTCGTATCCGCTCGCGGCGGGTGCGATCGCCGGCCGCGACGGCGACGGCGTCCGCATCGAGGGCGCACACCCCAGCGCGCAGGGCGACAGCGCCATCGTCGACATCGTCGAGCGGATGGGTGCCGACGTGGACTGGAACCGCGACGAGGGGACGATCGATGTCTCGACGGCCCCGCTCTCTGGGATCGAGGTCGACGTCGAAGACACGCCCGACCTGCTCCCGACGATCGCAACGCTGGGCGCGGTCGCGGACGGTGAGACGAAGATTACGAACGCCGAGCACGTCCGCTACAAGGAGACCGACCGCGTGAGCGCGATGGCCGAGGAGTTAGGAAAGCTGGGCGTCGAGACGACCGAAGAGCAGGATTCGCTGACGGTTCACGGCGGCGACTCGGTCCTCGAGGGGGCGACCGTCTCCGGGTGCGACGATCACCGGATCATCATGGCGCTCGCACTCGCCGGCCTCGCGGCCGACGGCGAGACCACCATCGAGGGTGCCGACCACGTCGACGTCTCGTTCCCCGGCTTCTTCGGCGTGCTCGAGAAGTTAGGCGTGGCCCTCGAGCGCGACGACGGACGGTAG
- a CDS encoding outer membrane lipoprotein carrier protein LolA, translating into MNRRRILAAGAAIALAGCVSSPADDSPSSADFVRDAIETRRHMTDLEARRTVTVETPDETVERTERVARKPPANQRIEVIESTDPDVPADSVIVTNREVTWEYNPETDMVDVQFHGTKVDADRTLQVLETLLADYRLGYGGTATVDGRDAHIIETRPPLDETGRRIDLVVGDTTYAVPLSPGDLEELDVSRTVWIDDEYRYPVKERNEVSDGEETRYSLTVTYEDLAIDEGLKPKTFTYQPPADADVVTDGSKPAGIFRSVEVAEDAVPYDLPDSDVPDAYLSDRITVVERADEYGGTTTTLWYDDPNVVARELFVVVREEPRFKPTLLEEIEIDGRTAYYRDGRIQSIFWDCGDVSYEVSSLVADDPLREIAASIGCP; encoded by the coding sequence ATGAACCGTCGCCGGATTCTGGCAGCGGGGGCCGCGATCGCACTCGCCGGCTGTGTCAGTTCGCCGGCCGACGACTCCCCCTCGAGTGCTGATTTCGTCCGGGACGCGATCGAGACGCGCCGTCACATGACCGACCTCGAGGCCCGACGAACCGTGACGGTCGAAACCCCGGACGAGACCGTCGAGCGCACGGAGCGGGTCGCCCGGAAGCCGCCGGCCAATCAGCGGATCGAGGTCATCGAGTCGACCGATCCGGACGTACCGGCCGACTCGGTCATCGTGACCAACCGGGAGGTCACGTGGGAGTACAACCCGGAGACGGACATGGTGGACGTCCAGTTTCACGGGACCAAGGTCGACGCCGACCGCACGCTGCAGGTACTCGAGACCCTCCTCGCGGACTATCGGCTCGGCTACGGCGGGACGGCGACCGTCGACGGACGCGACGCCCACATCATCGAAACGCGGCCGCCGCTCGACGAGACGGGGCGGCGGATCGATCTCGTCGTCGGGGACACGACGTACGCCGTTCCGCTGTCGCCGGGCGATCTCGAGGAGCTAGACGTCTCGCGGACGGTCTGGATCGACGACGAGTACCGGTATCCGGTCAAGGAGCGAAACGAGGTCAGCGACGGCGAGGAGACGCGCTACAGTCTGACCGTCACGTACGAGGACCTCGCGATCGACGAGGGGCTGAAGCCGAAAACGTTCACCTACCAGCCGCCGGCCGACGCCGATGTCGTCACCGACGGGTCGAAGCCGGCGGGGATCTTCCGCTCGGTCGAGGTCGCCGAGGATGCAGTCCCGTACGACCTGCCGGACTCGGACGTTCCCGACGCGTATCTCTCCGATCGAATCACCGTCGTCGAGCGGGCCGACGAGTACGGCGGCACGACGACGACGCTGTGGTACGACGATCCGAACGTCGTCGCCCGCGAACTCTTCGTCGTCGTCCGCGAGGAACCGCGATTCAAACCGACCCTCCTCGAGGAGATTGAGATCGACGGCCGGACGGCCTACTACCGGGACGGCCGGATTCAGAGCATCTTCTGGGACTGTGGCGACGTGAGCTACGAAGTCTCGAGTCTGGTCGCGGACGACCCGCTGCGGGAGATCGCGGCCTCGATCGGCTGTCCGTAA
- a CDS encoding Xaa-Pro peptidase family protein, producing the protein MNVDVDLSALREYFEAEGVDGYLIDDDASDSDQRYVSGFTAPDPYQTLVTRDGVHLLVSGLEYGRASADANADSVTRRAAYDYQRLVAEHGQYEGKIRTLAAFLEAHDVESIAVPRNFPTGTADGLREFGLGVTVEREGIIATIRATKTDWEVDQIRASQRANEAAMARAEELIATADIEDGILVRDGDPLTSERVTEEIEVTLLRHGCGLDETIVACGADGADPHDRGSGPLEPDELIVIDIFPRDKETGYFADMTRTFARGDPGEEARRRYEVTRDAYEAALETVEAGVTGADVHGTACDVIEDAGYETLRSDPNAETGFIHSTGHGVGLDIHEEPSVSPAGGDLEPGHVISIEPGIYDPAVGGVRIEDLIVVTEDGYENLTEYRIGLEPTADGER; encoded by the coding sequence ATGAACGTCGATGTCGACCTCTCCGCGCTTCGCGAGTATTTCGAGGCCGAAGGCGTAGACGGCTATCTCATCGATGACGACGCCTCGGACTCCGACCAGCGGTACGTCTCCGGCTTTACCGCCCCGGACCCCTACCAGACGCTGGTGACCCGAGACGGCGTCCACCTGCTCGTCTCGGGACTCGAGTACGGGCGGGCGAGCGCGGACGCGAACGCCGATTCGGTCACCCGGCGGGCGGCGTACGACTACCAGCGGCTGGTCGCCGAACACGGCCAGTACGAGGGCAAAATCCGCACGCTCGCCGCCTTTCTCGAGGCCCACGACGTCGAATCGATCGCGGTCCCGCGGAACTTTCCGACGGGGACCGCGGACGGTCTGCGGGAGTTCGGCCTCGGCGTGACGGTCGAACGCGAGGGGATCATCGCGACTATCCGCGCGACGAAAACCGATTGGGAGGTCGACCAGATCCGGGCGAGCCAGCGAGCCAACGAGGCCGCGATGGCGAGAGCCGAGGAGCTGATCGCGACCGCCGATATCGAGGACGGGATTCTCGTCCGCGACGGCGACCCGCTCACCAGCGAGCGAGTCACGGAGGAGATCGAGGTCACCCTGCTCCGCCACGGCTGTGGGTTAGACGAGACTATCGTCGCCTGCGGAGCCGACGGCGCGGATCCCCACGACCGCGGCAGCGGCCCGCTCGAGCCCGACGAGTTGATCGTGATCGACATTTTCCCGCGGGACAAGGAGACGGGCTACTTCGCGGACATGACCCGAACGTTCGCCCGCGGCGACCCCGGCGAGGAAGCCCGCCGGCGCTACGAGGTCACTCGCGACGCGTACGAGGCCGCCCTCGAGACCGTCGAAGCCGGCGTGACGGGAGCCGACGTGCACGGCACAGCCTGTGACGTGATCGAGGACGCGGGCTACGAGACCCTGCGGAGCGATCCGAACGCCGAGACCGGCTTCATCCACAGCACGGGCCACGGCGTCGGCCTCGACATCCACGAGGAGCCGAGCGTCTCGCCCGCCGGTGGCGACCTCGAGCCGGGTCACGTCATCTCGATCGAACCCGGCATCTACGATCCCGCGGTCGGCGGCGTCCGCATCGAGGACCTGATCGTCGTCACCGAAGACGGCTACGAGAACCTGACCGAGTATCGGATCGGGCTCGAGCCGACCGCCGACGGGGAACGGTAG
- a CDS encoding sterol desaturase — translation MQRARRHTLIALLLGGGIGAGIYWLSGYASLALVAGLCWACGLGLTFRIGRLYPAYATGETWADKRWTGLSIGLVTLAALTGVSPALPVSEELRLGLGFLVTGAGVVAYAAGTIAVLERVEDSSTGASSNARTSYSADDD, via the coding sequence ATGCAACGCGCCCGTCGACACACCCTCATCGCTCTCTTGCTCGGAGGCGGAATCGGGGCCGGGATCTACTGGCTCAGCGGATACGCCAGCCTCGCGCTCGTAGCCGGGCTGTGCTGGGCCTGCGGGCTCGGACTCACCTTCCGCATCGGCCGTCTGTATCCAGCATACGCCACGGGCGAAACGTGGGCCGATAAGCGGTGGACGGGGCTCAGCATCGGACTCGTTACCCTCGCCGCTCTCACGGGGGTGAGTCCGGCGCTCCCGGTTTCCGAGGAGCTACGGCTCGGACTCGGGTTCCTCGTCACGGGTGCCGGCGTAGTCGCGTACGCCGCGGGGACGATCGCCGTGCTAGAACGGGTCGAAGACTCATCGACCGGCGCTTCCTCGAACGCCCGCACGTCGTATTCGGCGGACGACGACTGA
- a CDS encoding aldo/keto reductase, giving the protein MEYTTLGDTGTTVSKLCFGTWRFGKESDGTVETDREEAHELLDTAWDRGINFIDTANVYGDPNGTSEKWIGEWLEDRDIHREDVVLASKVYFPFDGRGEPGPNDSGLGRKHIRAQIEGTLERLGTDYLDLYYIHRWDETTPIRETMQTLTELVREGKVHYLGASSMAAWKLTKALWTSDAEGLERFDVTQPMFNAADTDDVGDYLDVCADQDIAVCPYSPLAGGFLTGKYERADDGTVIAPDGARGSLTDLFEDRYTSDTAWDVLEAVETVADEIDATPAQVSLRWLMEQDRVTCVPIVGARTTDQLEENVGAVDLELSDEQFERIDAARGADDGGYR; this is encoded by the coding sequence ATGGAGTACACCACGCTCGGCGATACGGGTACGACAGTCTCGAAACTTTGCTTCGGCACGTGGCGCTTCGGAAAGGAGAGCGACGGCACCGTCGAAACTGACCGCGAGGAGGCCCACGAACTGCTCGACACCGCCTGGGATCGCGGCATCAACTTCATCGACACCGCGAACGTCTACGGCGATCCGAACGGCACCAGCGAGAAGTGGATCGGCGAGTGGCTCGAGGACCGCGATATCCACCGCGAGGACGTCGTCCTCGCCTCGAAGGTCTACTTCCCGTTCGACGGTCGCGGCGAACCCGGACCGAACGACTCCGGGCTCGGGCGCAAGCACATCCGCGCCCAGATCGAGGGCACCTTAGAGCGGCTCGGAACCGACTACCTCGACCTGTACTACATCCACCGCTGGGACGAGACCACGCCGATCCGGGAGACCATGCAGACGCTGACCGAACTCGTCCGGGAGGGGAAGGTCCACTATCTGGGGGCCTCGAGCATGGCCGCCTGGAAGCTCACCAAGGCGCTGTGGACGAGCGACGCCGAGGGCCTCGAGCGCTTCGACGTGACTCAGCCGATGTTCAACGCGGCCGATACGGACGACGTGGGCGATTACCTCGACGTCTGTGCCGATCAGGACATCGCCGTCTGTCCGTACTCGCCGCTGGCCGGCGGCTTCCTCACCGGAAAGTACGAGCGGGCCGACGACGGGACCGTCATCGCACCCGACGGCGCCCGCGGCAGCCTCACCGACCTGTTCGAGGACCGCTACACGAGCGACACCGCGTGGGACGTCCTCGAGGCCGTTGAGACCGTTGCCGACGAAATCGATGCCACACCCGCACAGGTCTCGCTGCGCTGGCTGATGGAGCAAGACCGGGTTACCTGCGTGCCGATCGTCGGCGCGCGGACGACCGACCAACTCGAAGAGAACGTCGGCGCGGTCGACCTCGAGTTGAGCGACGAGCAGTTCGAGCGGATCGACGCCGCTCGCGGGGCAGACGACGGCGGCTATCGCTGA
- a CDS encoding TIGR03557 family F420-dependent LLM class oxidoreductase produces MVKLGYTLSSEEFGPQELVDIARKAEDAGFDFLSISDHFHPWVSAQGESPFVWSTLGGIATATDEIEVGVGVTCPTIRIHPVNVAHAVATVDEMLGDRFTFGVGTGENLNEHVTGERWPEHDVRLEMLDEAMDVMRSLWTGETTSHHGEYYTVENARLYTVPDEQPTTIGSAFGPQTAQWVAETADGLWCSGPKSEPVEAYEEAGGEGPKYTQLHGCYADSEEEAIETIYEQWPNGSISGELGQELPTPAHFEQAAQMVEKEDIAEAGTATEPDPQAHIDSIEQAIDAGYDHVYFHQIGEEQEKAIEFYEEEVLPSF; encoded by the coding sequence ATGGTCAAACTCGGATACACCCTCTCGAGCGAGGAGTTCGGTCCGCAGGAACTGGTCGATATCGCCCGCAAGGCGGAGGACGCCGGCTTCGACTTCCTCTCGATTTCGGATCACTTCCATCCGTGGGTCTCCGCGCAGGGCGAGTCGCCGTTCGTCTGGTCGACGCTGGGCGGGATCGCGACCGCGACCGACGAGATCGAGGTCGGCGTCGGCGTCACCTGCCCGACGATCCGGATCCATCCGGTCAACGTCGCCCACGCGGTCGCCACCGTCGACGAGATGCTCGGCGATCGCTTCACGTTCGGCGTCGGCACCGGCGAGAACCTGAACGAGCACGTCACCGGCGAGCGCTGGCCCGAACACGACGTTCGCCTCGAGATGTTGGACGAGGCGATGGACGTGATGCGGTCGCTCTGGACCGGCGAGACGACGAGCCACCACGGCGAGTACTACACGGTCGAGAACGCGCGGCTCTATACGGTTCCCGACGAGCAGCCGACGACGATCGGGAGCGCGTTCGGCCCGCAGACGGCCCAGTGGGTCGCCGAGACCGCCGACGGGCTCTGGTGTTCCGGCCCCAAATCGGAGCCGGTCGAGGCCTACGAGGAGGCCGGCGGCGAGGGGCCGAAGTACACCCAACTCCACGGCTGCTACGCAGACAGCGAGGAGGAGGCGATCGAGACGATCTACGAGCAGTGGCCAAACGGCTCGATTTCGGGCGAACTCGGGCAGGAACTCCCGACGCCGGCCCACTTCGAACAGGCCGCCCAGATGGTCGAGAAAGAGGACATCGCCGAGGCCGGCACGGCCACCGAGCCGGACCCACAGGCCCACATCGACAGCATCGAGCAGGCAATCGACGCCGGCTACGATCACGTCTACTTCCACCAGATCGGCGAGGAACAGGAGAAGGCGATCGAGTTCTACGAGGAGGAGGTACTGCCGTCGTTCTAG
- a CDS encoding ABC transporter ATP-binding protein: MEAVVDATDLEKRYGETTALAGASLSVEAGEVFALIGPNGAGKTTLVRALTGTTDPDDGTARILGETPSAVDRDRLGVLPQEFSPPARLSARELLAYYAGLYDDARDPDDVLADVGLVDAGETWYEDLSGGQQRRACVGSTLVNDPDLLFLDEPTTGIDPAGRRTVWRLIEDLADAGTTVVLTTHDMAEAERLADRVGLLADGRLVAQGTPEALVRDHGGSSRLTVETAADLDAFADLEYPVERPDRGRGRNPEKAVVVRDIDPAAIGAVVDYLEARDIEYTELSWAEPDLEDVYLSLADTAERERTDRLEGERGADDSDLARAGETA; the protein is encoded by the coding sequence ATGGAAGCCGTAGTCGACGCGACGGATCTCGAGAAGCGCTACGGCGAGACGACGGCGCTCGCGGGGGCGTCGCTGTCCGTCGAGGCCGGCGAGGTCTTCGCGCTGATCGGCCCGAACGGGGCCGGCAAGACGACGCTCGTCCGCGCGCTGACGGGAACGACCGACCCGGACGACGGAACGGCACGAATTCTCGGCGAGACGCCGTCGGCCGTCGACCGCGACCGGCTCGGCGTGTTGCCACAGGAGTTCTCGCCGCCCGCCCGGCTCAGCGCGCGCGAACTGCTGGCCTATTACGCGGGCCTCTACGACGACGCGCGGGACCCCGACGACGTCCTCGCGGATGTCGGCCTCGTCGACGCCGGCGAGACGTGGTACGAGGATCTCTCGGGCGGCCAGCAGCGTCGGGCCTGCGTCGGCTCCACGCTGGTCAACGACCCCGACCTGCTCTTCCTCGACGAGCCGACGACCGGCATCGACCCCGCCGGTCGCCGCACCGTCTGGCGGCTGATCGAGGACCTCGCCGACGCCGGGACGACCGTCGTCCTGACCACCCACGACATGGCCGAGGCCGAACGCCTCGCCGACCGCGTCGGCCTGCTCGCCGACGGCCGCCTCGTCGCGCAGGGAACGCCCGAGGCGCTCGTCCGCGACCACGGCGGCTCGAGCCGGCTCACGGTCGAAACGGCCGCCGATTTGGACGCCTTCGCCGACCTCGAGTACCCGGTCGAACGCCCGGACCGCGGCCGGGGCCGCAATCCGGAGAAGGCGGTCGTCGTCCGCGACATCGATCCCGCCGCGATCGGCGCGGTGGTCGACTACCTCGAGGCGCGGGACATCGAGTACACCGAACTCTCGTGGGCCGAACCCGACCTCGAGGATGTCTATCTCTCCCTGGCCGATACGGCGGAACGCGAGCGGACTGATCGTCTCGAGGGCGAGCGCGGAGCCGACGACTCCGATCTCGCACGTGCGGGTGAGACGGCATGA
- a CDS encoding ABC transporter permease, translated as MSRMGRVGAETSAGWRSFVRRRTAVFFTFFFPVILIVIFGALIRTDPTGEGLFTEPAAYYVPGYLAVVVLFTPLSRMGSEVARHREGSRFEKLATTPLSRGEWLLAQIVVNAVIIGLASLLILGLVIVLTGAEIAFSPLLVPYILVGVVCFCSVGAMLGSFTDSQDGAVAASNAIGLPLLFLSETFISLSQLPGWFEPLVNLSPLTYFARGVRAATDADAGTPAVAGVDPAIANLGILAVLAVVAFVIGAWSIPRTD; from the coding sequence ATGAGTCGGATGGGCCGTGTCGGGGCCGAGACGAGCGCCGGGTGGCGGTCGTTCGTCCGCCGGCGGACGGCGGTCTTTTTCACCTTCTTCTTCCCGGTAATCCTGATCGTCATCTTCGGGGCGCTCATTCGCACCGATCCGACCGGAGAGGGGCTGTTCACGGAGCCGGCGGCGTACTACGTGCCGGGCTATCTCGCCGTCGTCGTCCTCTTTACGCCCCTGTCGCGGATGGGCAGCGAGGTCGCGCGCCACCGCGAGGGCAGTCGCTTCGAGAAGCTCGCGACGACGCCGCTTTCCCGCGGCGAGTGGCTGCTCGCCCAGATCGTCGTCAACGCCGTCATCATCGGACTGGCGAGCCTGCTCATCCTCGGATTGGTGATCGTGCTGACCGGCGCTGAGATCGCGTTCTCGCCGTTGCTGGTGCCGTACATCCTCGTCGGCGTCGTCTGCTTCTGTAGCGTCGGCGCGATGCTCGGCAGCTTCACCGACTCCCAAGACGGCGCGGTCGCCGCCAGCAACGCGATCGGCCTCCCGCTGCTCTTCCTCTCGGAGACGTTCATCTCGCTGTCCCAACTGCCCGGCTGGTTCGAGCCGCTGGTGAACCTCTCGCCGCTGACCTACTTCGCGCGGGGCGTGCGGGCCGCGACCGACGCCGACGCGGGGACGCCCGCTGTCGCCGGCGTCGATCCCGCGATCGCGAATCTCGGAATCCTCGCCGTCCTCGCTGTCGTCGCGTTCGTAATCGGTGCGTGGTCGATTCCGCGGACGGACTGA